The genome window TCTATTTTCTTTTAAGTTTTTTTATTTTTATATCTTGCAATAAAAATAATGAAAAAAACACAGATAATAGTGAAAAATTTGTAAATCAAAATAAAATCGAATTAATATCTTTAGATAGAAGTATTGATTTATCAATAAGTACAAGAGCTGCTTGTTCAATTAATGACGATAATTTTTTAATTTCAAGACTTGATTCTAATAATTCAAAAGTTATTCAAGAAATTTTTAATAATGCTAAGTTTAAAACATTTTGTCTTAATTATTTAACAAATGAACTTCATAATTCTATTCAGGACAACAAAAAATATATTAAAACTATAGAAATGAAGTTTTATGACAAAAACAAACCTGATTATGATATTGTCATAGTTGGAGCAGGTGTACATTCCTCAATATTTAGCTTAAATTATAAATTGAAATATCCAAATGCAAAAATACTTGTAGTTGATTCTGCTAATTCAATTTCAGAACACTTCAAAAGTACTGACTACCTAATCAATTCCCCTGAAAATCGGCCTATGGCTCCATCTTCTACTAATATTTTGCCAAATAGTCCGATACAATTAGCTGATTTTGGAAATAAAACTGATACATTCTTCATTGCAAATAATTTATGGAAAACAATTGTATTAAATTCATTTGCATCAGGATCTGATATTTTACTAAATACTGCTATCACTGATTACAGCTACAATCATAAAAATAAAATATTTACAGTTAAGTTGGATAATAACGCAACTATATTTACAAATAAAATCATCGTTTCAAATGGTTTAGGAACTCCAAAATTTGAACATTTTTCTGATGAAAATTTTAAAAATTCACAAATTAATTTGGCAAGTAAATGCTTTAACTCTGATTGCTTACCTTCGGTAATGACTTTTGATGATTTAATTAAATTTAATGAACATTGGAAATCAAAAGGAAGTAATGTTTATAATGTTTTAAAGAATAAAAAAGAAATTGCAGTTGTGGGTGCTGGCGATGCTGCAAATGTTCTAATAGAATTTCTCTACGATGCTGCGCCACCTGAAGCTTACTCACACGTATCATCTAATAATCTTTACCAAAAAATAAATAACTTATATTGGTATGCCCAAAAACACTCAACATCAGTTTCATTTCTAAGTGATGATAATATTAAACCTAGATATAAAACATTTAGATCAGTATTTTACAAAGATTTATTTGATAATAAAATTAAATATAAAATGAATCCTTATAATTCACATTTAACTAAGATTAGTTTTGATAATATCAAAAATAAAGTATTGTTAACTGATGATAGTTTTAATACTTTAGAATTTGATCAAGTTATTTTAACATCTGGATATACTAATAGTGTTTCTGGAATTATTTCTCCAATATTAAAGAAACAAATAGATGAAAAAGATCTAAAAAATAATTTCATTGATGTCTTAAACTCAAAAAATAGAGCTATTGCTAGAAAACTTAAATTAGAAAATGGTCAGCCGATTGAATTATATGTTATAGGAACTGCGGCAGGGGCTTCACCGAGTTGGCATTTAGCAAATGATGATGATTTAAAAGAATCTGTTACAAAAAACTCAGCTTCTATAAATGTTTTAGCACCTAAAAGTGCTGAATTTGCAAGTAGTTTGTAATTTAAAAATTCTAAGCTAATGAGCCTCTTTTTTAATTGGGGCTCATTAATTAATAAAAACTTGATTAATTTTATCAAGAACTAAATTAACAGTAATATTATTATAAGCATTTACTTCTTGTTGTTTAGCTATTTCTTTTTTCCTAATAAAAATTTTCTTTATTTTTATATTTTTACATTCATTTTTTATACAATAAGAACCCTCACCTAAACATCCCCAGCGCTGAGGAGAGGCACTTCCCATTAATGTTAAAGTAGGGGTCGAAGTTCCAGCAGCAATAAACTGCATTGAACTCGTATTAGTAATTAATAAATGTGATTGTTTCACAATATCTATCAAATCAATTATAGTATTTGGTTGAATTATTTCAAAATCATCTAAAGCAACTTCTTTCAACCAACCTGTTTCCTTCGGCGATCCAATAATTTTTACATTGTAAGAATTATCTTTTAATATTAAAGCCAATTCTCTAAAACGAGAACTACACCACGCCTTTTCCCTAATACTTGCAGTTGGATTAATTAAAATATTTTTTGTTGAATTATTTGTTAAAAAATGATTTTTTGGAAACCATTTTAAAGCTGGTAATCCATTTTTTTCCCAAAATTTAATTTTTTGTTCAATATAGTTTTCATTTATTGAGGATAATATTTTTAAATATCTATCTCTTTCATGAATTTCTGATTTGTTTTTTATTAAAGTAAAATGAGTAAAAAAAACTTTTGCTAATTTACTTTTACTTGCACCTATTCTGATAGGTATTTTAGCAAAGAAAGCTTGATATGCAAATCTTAAACTTTCAGTTCTAAAATCAATAGATAAAGAATAATTTGACAAAACTTTTCTCAAAGACTTTTGCTTTTTTAATAACTTCCAACTTAATAATTGATCACAGGGTTTCCAAATTTCTAAAGACTTAAAATTTTTATTTGTTATTATAATATTTTTGATATTTGGCCAATTTAAAGGTAAAATGACCTCTTTCCATAAATCACAGCCAATAATTGTAATTTCAGAACTTGGAAACATAGTTGTAACTTCAAATAAAGCTGCTGTAGACACCAATAAGTCACCTAGGGCTCCCGTATGGTAAACAACAATCTTCTTTGGTTCGGGTATGTTAGACAGTTCAATGTTAATCAATGTGTATACCCTTAATATTCAATTAGGCTACCGATGCGTGGATCATATAAAAAATATAAATTCATGGCAAATTTTTAATATTTATTTTAAATTACAAATTATATTTAAATAAAAATTAGAATAAATCTATTTTTATTTTTAGTTTATATATTTCCCAAAATTTGATCAGTTTTTTAGAAAGAACTTCCTCTTTGCAAGGCAGATAGACATAGTGTATGAGGAAATTGGATTCGATTTATCTTTATCAGGAGGCTCAAATGGCTCTCATTTCTTTAAGACAATTACTAGATCATGCAGCAGAAAATAGTTATGGTGTCGCCGCTTTTAATGTTAATAATTTAGAACAAATTCAAGCCATTATGGAAGCAGCAAAAGAAACAAATAGCCCTGTCATTTTACAGGCCAGTCGTGGTGCACGTTCATATACAAATGACGTTTTTCTTAGACATTTAATTTTAGGGGCAGTCGAATTGTATCCAGACATTCCTGTCGTAATGCATCAAGATCATGGAAACAGCTTACAAACTTGCCTTTCAGCAATTCGCAATGGTTTTACAAGCGTAATGATGGACGGAAGCTTAAAAGAAGATGCCAAAACACCATCCGATTTTGAATACAACGTGAAAATTACAGCTGATGTGGTTCGTATAGCACATTCTATGGGAATTTCCGTTGAAGGAGAATTAGGTTGTTTAGGTTCTCTTGAAACTGGTAAAGGTGAGAAAGAAGATGGGCATGGTTTTGAAGGAACGTTAAGCCATGATCAACTTTTAACAGATCCACAAGAAGCGGCTCAATTTGTTGAATTAACAAAAGTCGATGCTCTTGCTATTGCAATTGGAACAAGTCACGGAGCATATAAATTTACTAAAAAACCAGACGGTAAAACTTTAGCTATCGATAGAATTCGTGAAATTCATAAACGCCTACCTAATACACATTTAGTGATGCACGGCTCAAGTTCAGTTCCTCAAGATTTGCAAGCAGAGTTTCGTAAATATGGTGGGGAAATGAAAGAAACTTGGGGAGTTCCTGTTGAAGAAATTCAAGAAGGAATTAAAAATGGTGTTCGAAAAATAAATGTTGATACTGATAACAGATTAGCGATGACCGCAGCTATTCGTAAACTTTTAAGCACCAATCCTTCAGAATTTGATTTAAGAAAATACATGGTTCCTGCTCGTGATGCTATGAAAAAAGTTTGCGCTCAAAGAATGGTGGAATTTGGCCAAGCTGGTCAAGCTTCAAAAATTAAAGCAATTCCATTAGATACTATGGCTAAACGCTATGTCTAATTCCAAACAAGCTGACTTAAAACTAGAACCATTTGAACTGACAGAAGAAAAAAATGTATTTCAATGTAGCATTTTTCAGGTTAATGCGAGAATCGCAAGCACTAAAGACCACAAAAATAAATTAAATGTTTATACATTTAATTGTGCTGATTGGGTTAATATTGTTCCTATTACAGCTTCTGGTCAGGTTGTTTTAGTTGAGCAGCATCGTTTTGGAACCAATTCTTTTACTCTCGAAGTTCCTGGGGGAGCAGTCGAAAGATCTGAAAAAGACAGCACACTTGCAGCTCTTCGAGAATTAGAAGAAGAAACAGGTTTAACTAGTCAAAGAATACTGTCGTTACCTAAATTTTTTCCTAATCCTGCATTGCAGAATAATAAAGTAACTTATTTTATTGCGTTTGATGTTCAACCCCTAGCAGAACCAAGCGCTCATAATGATCCTTTTGAAAATATTAAATTACATTTTATTGATTTTCATGAAGCAGTTAAAATGGTACGTTCTGGACAAATACAACACTCACTATCAGCGCTAGCTATTTTGCTTGCAGAGCCTTATTTTACTACTAAATTTCCTAGGCCACTTCCGTAATTTCAGTTCGTCTAATAACAGTAACTCTTATTTGTCCAGGAAATTCTACTTCCTCTTCTAGTTTTTTAGCTATTCCCTCAGCCAATCCATTTATTTCAGTTTGTTTTACTTTATTATTATCAACAAAGACATGTACCTCGCGTCCAGCATGCATAATAGCCGAGCCAGTAACTCCTTGTTCTTGAAAACTGTTCACAACTCCAGAAATACCATCAATTCTTCTATGATAGCCTTCTTCCATATCTACTCTTGCCCCAGGTCTTGCGCCAGATAATGCATCAGCCGCTTTTAAAATATAGGCAAATGGAGTTTCAACTATTTTATCATCGTGATGAGCTAAAACAGTATCAACAATATCTTCTTTTTCTCCATAACGGATTGCATAATCACCACTAATTACAGCATGACTTCCTTCAATTTTATAATCTAAAGCTTTACCAATATCATGTAAAATTCCCGCTCTTTTAGCATGTAAATTAGATACACCGATTTCGTCCGCAATCATACCTGCTAATCTAGCTACCTCAATGGAATGAAAATACTGATTTTGCCTATGGCTCGTTCTATAATTTAAGGAGCCAATCAATTTTAATATTTCTGGATGCATATCATGTGGTAATCCAAGTCCTTTTATTGCTTCCTCACCAATTTTAAAAATATATTTATCTATATTTTTTCGATTTCGTTCAAAGATATTTTGAATTTTATCTTCAGAAAAAATATCTTTGCTTAAAATTTCCTCCAAAGTGAGTCTTATAACTTCTTTATCAACACCAGATCCTCCAGCAATTTTTAATACTGAAGGCAATTCTTCGTTAAAATTAAGGACGCTAATTGAAGAATCAGTTCCATTTATAAGAAAACGTACTATTGGTGACTCTTCATGAAAATGTTTAGTAAGAATTTCTTTTGAATTAACTGGTACAATAAAAGAAGATTTTGGCCAAATAAAATTAGGTTGATATCTTAAATAAACTGAATTTAAAGTGTCTCTGGCGAGTCTTTGAGATTCATTTTTCAAAAATTCAGAATTATCCATGAGCCATTTTGAAATTCCCAATTTTTCAGCAGCAACTAGTTCTTCAGACAATTCATGAAACAAATCATGTTTATTTTTACCCACTTTATTTTCAAGCATAGACTGATAATTATTATTTATTTCTAAGGTATTTTTATCTAGATGTTTGATATTTTCAACAGAATTATCTATATCATTCTTTTTCCTAGCAATTGCTTCTTCTTTTTTATCAAGCTCATTTCCCATTTTATCTAATTCTGATTGTTTTTCATTCAATTCTTGTTCATAGATTTCCTGATGAGCCAACAATATTTCACGTTCGCTATCAAGTTGTTCAGCATCGGCTTGATATTGTTCTTTAGTTGCAATTAATGCTTCTTCAAGAATCATTTTTCTTTGAACTTCTGCACTTTTTAAAATAGCTTCCATATTTTCTTTAACGGGGATCTCAGTAATATTTCCTAAAGAGCGACGGGCAAAAGCTTTTGCTAGAAAAAACCCGCAAGTCAAACCAATGAATGACGCTCCACAAATTGTGTATATTGACCAATGCATTTTAAAACCTTTTTATTTTTCATATTATGAAAGGACGACTCCTTTTACAGGCAATATACATTACCAGAGAGAGAAGCTACCTTTAGAACAAAGGTAGCACGGTTATCTCATTAGAGAAACTATATTCTATTTAGGAGAGAAATAATGAGCGCATCTCAACCCACAGAAGCTTTTATAACCCAAATAGCCCAACAAGCAGGAGAAATTACCCTTGAATATTTTGCAAAACGATTTAAAATTTCGGAAAAAAGCAATAATCAAGGGATTGTAACTGAAGCTGATCTTCATTCGGAAAAAGTAATTAAAGCAGAAATTCATAATTGTTTTCCATCTCACAGTATTTTAGCTGAAGAATCAGGATTAACAGAATATGCGAAAAAAGAAGATTTCGAACCCATCTGGATCATAGACCCATTAGATGGAACCACTAATTTCTCGAAAGGAAATCCATATTATTGCATTTCAATAGCCTTTGGTTTTTTAAAAAATAGAAGATTTTTATGCCAATTAGCAGCCATTTATCAACCAACTACAAAAACTATATTTTATGCTGAAAAAGAAAAAGGAGCATATTGTAATGGCCAAAAAATACAGGTTTCAACTTTAGAAGAATTGAAAATGGCTAGTATTTGCACAGGATTTAGTTCTAATAAAGGGAAAGATCTTGTTCCTCTTACAAAAACTATTGGCGAAATACAAAATAATTCATTGGGTTTAAGAATTAATGGAGCTGCAGCACTTGATCTAGCTAATACTGCAAAAGGTATGTTTCAAGGATTTTATGAAACTCCATTGGCTCCATGGGATACAGCAGCAGGAGCATTATTAATAATCGAAGCTGGAGGAAAAGTAACTAATTTCCAAGGAAATGAATTTTGTCCGCTACAAGATCGAGGTATTATTGCTGCAAGTTCTCAAATTCATGAAAGCTTATTTAATTTAATCAAAATAAATTACGCCAATTAATTGTGTTTTGATTTATCAAAACTTTGATTACTTACTTCTTGTTGGCTATTAATAGGATTACTACCATCATCTAAGGCTTCTTTAAAGTAACTACCACCAGTTTCGGTTCCATCTATTATAAAAACACCAATTGCATCACTTCCTGTTGAACGTTCTCCGGTATTTTTATCAATAGCTATTTCATGAATACCTGTGGGTCTTGTCCAATTTTTTAAAGAATAATTTTTAATTGCACCTTGCATCATTGTTTTCCAAATAGGTGCAGCCATTGCAGATCCCGTTCCTCCAGTTCCTAAAGTTTTAGAATTGTCGTCATATCCAATCCAAACTCCTCCAACTAGTTGCGAAGCAATTCCAAGGAACCATGCATCTGTATTTGCATTTGTGGTTCCTGTTTTTCCTCCAACATAATTTCCTAAACCTAAAACACCTTGTCCAGTTCCAATATGAACAGCTGTACGTAAGAGATCTAAAGTAACATATGCTGCCTGAGGTGAAATCATTTGCAATTTATCTATTTCATTCTCTTTTTCCACTGTTTTACCAGGAAGAAATGGAGCATCTTCAGGAAATTGTGGCTCGATTTTTAAGGGGAATATTTTTTCATTTTTTGCTGAATAAATGACTTCACCATTTCTGTCAACAACTTCATTTATATAAAATCCTAAAGTCATTTTTCCTGAATTTGGAAAAATAGAATAAGCTTGAACCATTTTAAGTAACGATGCAGTTCCTGCTCCTAATGCTACGCTCAAATCAGATAATGGCCAATTAAAACCAAAACGAGTTAAATGCTTTGTAACTTTAGATGGCCCCATAACGTGGTACAGAAAAATACTTGGAATATTATAGCTTAAAGCTAAGGATTGCATTAATGTTGTTCGCCCAGATTCTTTTCCGCCATAATTTTCAGGTTGCCATCCATCTAAATCTATTTTTGGACTGTCTATTTTTGAAGCAGGAGTAAATCCACAGTCAATTGCATAGGAATAGTAAAGAGGTTTTACGCTACTTCCCACTTGACGTTCTGCTTGAGTAGCACGATTAAATTGACTCACTAAAAAGTGTTCACCACCCACCATTGCAAGTATTTCACCGCTTTTTGAATCCATCACCATAGCAGCTGCTTCTATTCCAACTGTGTCAATTAAAGTATATCTAGCAAAACTCTCTTTAGATGGATTATTAAAATATTGTAAATATGAATTTAAAGTAAACATAAATTTTTTATCATTAACAATTCGTGATTGCATTTTTTTATTTAATTTTTGCACATGTATTTCATCACCAACTTTTAGAACATTGTTAATATCAGTATCTCCTGTTTCTTTGTTAATATCAGCATTTAGAGCCCACATGATGTCTTCTTCTAAAATGACACCAACACCTTTTTGAGTGGCTATTCCTACAGCTTGAATTTCTTCATTAATAAAAGTAACAATAGCTCTTTCTTCTTCATTTTCTTTTGGCTTTGATGAAATAAACTCTTTTAAATGTTGATTAAATGACGAACCATGTTGTTTAATTGGCCCTTTAAAACTTCTTCTTGATTGATATGCATCAGCAAAATTTTGTATTGCAATTTGAGTTGCATTTTGAATTTTGGAATTTAGAGTAGTATAAACAGTTAAACCACTTTTTCCTAAATTTTCTATTTCTAAATTATTTATTAATTGTTTTTTTACTTCTTCTACAAAATATGGAGCTACTTTATTATTTGGGGATTCAGCCCTATAAAAAATTAAATTTTCATTTACTGCTCTATCATATTGATTTTTTGTAATCATTCCAGTTTTGAACATTCTTTCTAAAACATATGACTGTCTTAATTTTGCCGCCTGGAAATTGTCATTCGGATCATACGCAGATGGAGCGGGAGTTAATCCAGCAATGAGAGCTGCTTCTGCAAGAGATAATTTCATATTATTTTTTCGAAAATAATTTTGCGCAGCTGCTTCCACTCCATAGGAACCGTTACCTAAATATATTGTATTCAAATATAATTCCAAAATTTTATCTTTTGGAAATGAATTTTCTATCTCATTTGATACAATTATATCTTTAATTTTTCTAATAATTGTTCTTTCTTTTGTTAGTAAAACATTTTTTGCCAATTGCTGAGTAATTGTACTTCCACCTTGTTTTTGATTTGAAAAAGTTACGAAATGTAAAAAAGCTCTTAAAAAACCTTTCCAATCAAGTCCATGATGATTATAGAACTCTGCATCTTCTGCTGCAATAAATGCGTTTTTTACAAATGGAGAAATCTCATTTATCAATACTGGGTAACGTCTTTCTTCAAAAATCTCTGCAATTTTAACACCATCTTGACTATAAATGACAGTGGGTAAAGCTGGTTCATAATTGTAAAGTTTTTCTAAATTTGGAAGTGTTCTTTTAATTTTTTTAAATTCATAAAAAGAAAACGAAGCTAACAAAACAAAAATAAGAATGATTAATATCTTATAATGTTTAACAATAAGTTTAGAATACTTGATAAAAAAGTTTACAAGTGGCAGAAGTTTCACCAATTTATCTTTTAGCATAATTCAAACCTTGTATTCATCTACAAAGATTTTAACGTCCAATCGTGCCCTCATGTTTCGGTTTTTTTTTCTAAAAAATAAGAATTAGTTAAATTTTAAGACTATGGGGAGAGAAGAATGGGTACAAGTTTATTTATTTTAGTTCTCAAACAGGGCAAAATAGTGCTAGTGTTTCAACATGAAAATACTTTAAATACTGTTAGATTTTCAGTTTTTGTAGTATTTTCAATAAATTCAATATAATTAATAGGATACCATACAATGAGCAGCCAAAATAACGACTCCAATCAAAAAGAACCTTCATCCTCACATTCACAGGAAGACCAAAGCTGCAAACACAATCCTTCTAAAAAATGTTGTAAATATGAAAGTGACCACCATCATCACGAACACGCTGGCTGCGGACACGACCACCACCATCACGAACATGCTGGCTGCGGACATGACCACCATCATCACGAACACGCTGGCTGCGGACACGACCACCATCATCACGAACACGCTGGCTGCGGACACGACCATCATCACGAACACGCTGGCTGTGGACACGACCACCATCATCACGAACATGAAAATTATAAACGGTATGAGTTTACGACAACAGAAATAGATAGTTTTTTAACTAAAAATATTGAAGAGCTTATTCATTTAGTAAATCACCAGTTAGAAAATGAAAATTTTGGCAAAGCAGTACCTATTTTGGAAATTATTGCTAAAAAACTTGAACAAAACAGCGATATTTCCAACGAAGAACAGAATAAACACAGAATTGAAACTCAGCATCATTTGGCGTTAACTTATGGAATTATTGGTGAACATTCTAACTCTATTCAATTTTGGAAAAAAGTAATCACACATTTAGAAAGTGAAGCTGATTTAAACGAACTATTAGAAGCTTATTATAATGCCGCTTTATCTTCGGAACAAGCTCGACTTGAAAATGATTTCATTTCTTATCTAAACAAGGGATTGACAAAAGCTGTACAAAATAATTTAAATGAATGGGAAGCGACTTTTGAACACGAACTAGCTATTTATTTCTTTGAAAAACAAGAATTAAGCATAAGTGAACAAAAACTTAATCGCTCAATTAAAATTTTTGAAGATAGTAACAATCAAGAATCTTTAGTTGCATCTTACTATTATCTTGCATACTTAAAAGAAAAGTTAGAACAAATTGAAGAGGCAAAGAGAATATACGAAAAAGCTTTAAATCTTTCTAAAAAAGAAGAAATAAGAGATTTCGTTGAAAATGAAAGAAGTTTGATAGAAGAAAGACTGGCTAATATCAATAAAAAAATTTTAAAAGCAAAATTAACTAACTTTTAATTAAAGGATTGTTTATGAAATATTTACACACAATGCTCCGAGTAAAAAATCTTGAAAAATCATTAGAATTTTATTGTAATGTTTTAAATTTTAAACTTCTTTCTAAAGATGAATTTAAAGAAGGTGAATTTACTTTGGCATTTTTACAAGCCCCTAATGATGAATCTAATGGACCTACCTTAGAACTTACTTATAACTGGGGAGTTGATCAGTATGAAATAGGAACTGCCTATGGGCATTTAGCCTTTGAAGTACCAGACATCTTTGAATTTCAAAAAAAATTACAAAAATTTGGACTTGATTTAAGTTGGGGGCCAAAAAAATCTCCGAGTGGAAAAAGATATATCGCTTTTATGATTGATCCTGATGGATATAAAATAGAATTACTAGAACCTCGCCCTTTGTCAGGAGAACTTAGTTAAATCTAACTAACGTTTTTCAAAATTTTCTTGAAATTTTTTACTAATTTAATTACTTCTTTTGAAAGTTCTCGTGATTTAGATACAACCATAAGACTATCAGAATGTTGAGTTAGTAAATAATTTTCAGGACAATCATCACGAAGTATTTTTATTATTTCTACTTCTTTCCTGTCTTTAAACTTTTCCCGCAAATCATTATAAACTAATTCATTATTATAACCTTCTGAATTATATAAAACTATTTCTTTTAAATCTAAGGGAAACCATTCAATTTGCGTTCCTAAATTTAAATCTATGTTTATTGCAGAAAAATTAATACCAATTGATTTTTGCATTACATAATAATTAGCAATACTTTGATTCATTGTAGGTATTATATTTAATATTTTTACTTCATTATTACAAATTTTACAATCAATTTGAATCAATCCTAAATCAAATCCAATTTTTGGTAAAATATGGATTAGTTTTTGAAATAGAAAGTCACTCTCTTCGTATTCTGCTGGAAATTGTGTTGTAATATTTAAAAATCTACCATCATCTAATAGAATATTTTCTCTTTTAAAAACTCCAGCTAAAATAATAGTGCCTTGTTCTGACTTTACAAAATGGACTGAATATTCATTTCCTATTACTTCTTCTTCTATCAATACCCCTGGATAGTAATTTTCCCATGAAAGATAAATATTTTTAGCATAATTATTTAAAAAATATTCTTTTAAATCTTTCACACATGATATTTTTTTAGAGTAAACATATTTACTTCTTTGAACTGGCCTGACAATAAAAGGAAATGAAATTTCAGATGTAGCTAAAAGAGCTTCATTTAAAGTTTTTGCAAAGAAAAATTTAGGATTAAAACCTTGATTTATTTTTTTTAGCATATTTCTCATTTTAAATCGATTTGTAATAGATTCTAAACATTTTTTGCTTGTATATTTATATCCAAAATATTCTTTTAATTCTGCTGTTTGTACTAAAAAATCATCATCTAAAGTCATAATACCAATGATCTTATCTTTTTTCTCAATAAAATTACAGGCACTAATTAGCGAAGAAATTTGATTAGTATTAATTTCCATTACTTCATCGCAATATTTTGTTACTTCACTACTATAAAATAAAATACTTTTACAAAGCAAAATTATTTTTGTGTTTTTTGACTTTAAATAGTTAAGCGAAGCAATATTCATAAAATTATTTGATATTTCAATAAAAATAAAACAATTCATTTCTTGCTCCTATAAAAATAAGTATAAAATTTAATTAAAATATTAATTAATTTAAATAAATATTTTATAATTTAGATATTCTGTTTTTAAAAATAATTCATATCAGCTTCTATATACATTTATTATTTATTCGTTGTCAATATAATATATTTTAAAACTTGAGATTTTTTTAAAATATAAAATGGTATTCTATTAAAATTTAGCTATATCAGCAATAAC of Pigmentibacter sp. JX0631 contains these proteins:
- the gloA gene encoding lactoylglutathione lyase, with amino-acid sequence MKYLHTMLRVKNLEKSLEFYCNVLNFKLLSKDEFKEGEFTLAFLQAPNDESNGPTLELTYNWGVDQYEIGTAYGHLAFEVPDIFEFQKKLQKFGLDLSWGPKKSPSGKRYIAFMIDPDGYKIELLEPRPLSGELS